In the Geobacter sp. FeAm09 genome, one interval contains:
- a CDS encoding bacteriohemerythrin has translation MTFMQWDPDFELGIHEFDEHHKHLVDLINLAFDGFAYKAERDEIEAVLDELSDYATYHFAAEEYWMEAHQYPGLAPHREEHQRFCDRVAELREGFRRGEAHLSLEVLQFLHGWLTGHILTTDAAYGRFARELPHG, from the coding sequence ATGACCTTCATGCAATGGGACCCGGATTTCGAGCTCGGCATCCATGAGTTCGACGAGCATCACAAACACCTGGTGGACCTGATCAACCTGGCCTTCGACGGCTTTGCCTACAAGGCGGAGCGGGACGAGATCGAGGCGGTCCTGGACGAATTGTCCGACTATGCCACCTACCACTTCGCCGCCGAGGAATATTGGATGGAGGCCCACCAGTACCCCGGCCTGGCGCCCCACCGGGAAGAACACCAGCGGTTCTGCGACCGGGTGGCGGAGCTCAGGGAGGGGTTTCGCCGAGGGGAGGCCCACCTTTCCCTTGAGGTACTGCAGTTCCTCCACGGCTGGCTGACCGGCCATATCCTCACGACCGACGCCGCCTACGGGCGCTTCGCCCGGGAACTGCCCCACGGCTGA
- a CDS encoding cache domain-containing protein, whose protein sequence is MSPVPLSVKTVLFAIIGLVALPCVGIIIHTGLHHRDEVIEDAGAETRRVVGRIVAEQQNLTAATEQLLSTLGRLPEVADKDAPRTGAILAGLVQLNPQYANLLIADTLGNVWCSGIPAPLPLSIADRRHFKNALAGGRLSSSEYLIGRTTNRPAISYAYPYRGHNGAIAGVIVATLNLDYYQGIVDQLKLPDKTGLLLVDHRGIIIYASRGASPRIGVPLRADLYRRMVGGRRRGPAASTAWRGTGASPPTASCASGARRSPTCTSGSPPPTIRPWLRPTPGSWATWPCCRPFCSWRPGPPTWWGRTSSSGGSRS, encoded by the coding sequence ATGTCCCCTGTGCCGCTGTCCGTCAAAACCGTCCTGTTCGCCATCATCGGGCTCGTCGCGCTCCCCTGTGTCGGCATCATCATCCATACCGGGCTGCACCACCGGGACGAGGTCATCGAGGATGCCGGCGCGGAGACCCGGCGGGTGGTGGGACGCATCGTGGCGGAACAGCAGAACCTCACCGCCGCCACGGAGCAGCTCTTGTCCACCCTGGGGCGGCTGCCCGAGGTCGCGGACAAGGACGCGCCCCGGACCGGGGCCATCCTGGCGGGCCTGGTCCAGCTCAACCCCCAGTACGCTAATCTCCTCATCGCCGACACCCTGGGCAACGTCTGGTGCTCGGGCATCCCGGCCCCGCTCCCCCTCTCCATCGCCGACCGCCGCCATTTCAAAAACGCCCTGGCCGGCGGCCGCCTCTCCTCCAGCGAATACCTCATCGGCCGCACCACCAACAGGCCCGCCATCAGCTACGCCTATCCCTACCGTGGCCACAACGGCGCCATCGCCGGGGTCATCGTCGCCACCCTCAACCTGGACTATTACCAGGGCATCGTGGACCAGCTCAAGCTCCCCGACAAGACCGGGCTGCTGCTCGTGGACCACCGGGGGATCATCATCTACGCCAGCCGGGGGGCGAGCCCGAGGATCGGCGTCCCGTTGCGGGCGGACCTGTACCGGCGCATGGTGGGGGGGCGGAGGAGGGGACCGGCAGCATCGACAGCATGGCGGGGGACCGGCGCATCGCCACCTACCGCAAGCTGCGCCTCAGGGGCGAGACGGAGCCCTACCTGTACGTCCGGGTCTCCACCCCCTACCATACGGCCCTGGCTACGGCCGACGCCCGGTTCCTGGGCGACGTGGCCCTGCTGTCGGCCTTTTTGCTCCTGGCGGCCGGGGCCGCCTACCTGGTGGGGACGCACTTCATCATCCGGCGGATCTCGCTCTTGA
- a CDS encoding EAL and HDOD domain-containing protein: MEYLIGRQAIVSQAEEIVAYELLFRSQEAQDRAEVESALRATSRTILSTLSGFGTGTAMGRHRGFVNVDADLLMSDSLELLPPERFGLELLETIAVTPEVIGRCRELKARGYLLALDDHEYDPRCRELYEGVVDVIKIDVLGQDGDALAAAVARFRRYPVKLLAEKVDSRERYLECRELGFDLFQGYTFSQPAVMKKRRWDGSSATVFKLMGQLTDDAELETVERTIRESPPLVYKLLILVNSISLGLRAKVASIRHAVMMIGLHQLKRWVQLAIFATDGEACLDDPVVDLAAVRAVFMEELVRLTPLVRKNRHAADEGYLVGILSILTSVYDVPMEEILANLHLSDEVRAALVSREGDYGLLLSLVEMIENLEFERAAQRLETLEIPLLAVLGCQKKAYGWRFGL, encoded by the coding sequence ATGGAGTACCTCATCGGGCGGCAGGCCATCGTCAGCCAGGCGGAAGAGATCGTCGCCTACGAACTGCTGTTCCGGTCGCAGGAAGCGCAGGACCGTGCCGAGGTGGAGAGCGCTCTCCGCGCCACCTCACGCACCATCCTGAGTACGCTCTCCGGCTTTGGCACCGGGACCGCCATGGGCAGGCATCGCGGCTTCGTCAACGTGGATGCGGACCTGCTCATGAGCGATAGCCTGGAACTGCTGCCGCCGGAACGGTTCGGCCTGGAGCTCCTGGAGACCATCGCCGTTACCCCGGAAGTGATCGGGCGCTGCCGTGAGCTCAAGGCCAGGGGGTACCTGCTGGCCCTGGACGACCACGAGTACGATCCCCGCTGCCGGGAGCTGTACGAGGGGGTGGTCGACGTCATCAAGATCGATGTCCTGGGACAGGACGGGGACGCCCTGGCGGCGGCGGTGGCACGGTTCCGGCGGTACCCGGTCAAGCTCTTGGCGGAAAAGGTGGACAGCCGGGAGCGCTACCTGGAATGCCGGGAACTTGGCTTCGACCTGTTCCAGGGGTATACTTTCTCCCAGCCGGCCGTCATGAAGAAACGGCGCTGGGACGGTTCGTCCGCCACGGTCTTCAAGCTGATGGGGCAGCTCACGGACGACGCGGAACTGGAGACGGTGGAGCGGACGATCAGGGAAAGCCCGCCGCTCGTCTACAAACTGCTGATCCTGGTGAACTCCATCTCCCTGGGACTGCGGGCAAAGGTCGCCTCCATCCGCCACGCCGTCATGATGATCGGCCTGCACCAGCTCAAGCGCTGGGTGCAACTGGCCATCTTCGCCACGGACGGGGAGGCGTGCCTGGACGACCCGGTGGTGGACCTGGCCGCGGTGCGGGCGGTCTTCATGGAGGAGTTGGTCAGGCTGACCCCCCTGGTGCGCAAAAACCGCCATGCCGCCGACGAGGGGTACCTGGTCGGCATCCTGTCGATCCTCACCAGCGTCTACGACGTACCCATGGAGGAGATCCTGGCGAACCTGCATCTTTCCGACGAGGTCCGGGCCGCCCTGGTGAGCCGGGAAGGGGATTACGGCCTGCTCCTGAGCCTGGTGGAGATGATCGAGAACCTGGAGTTCGAACGCGCCGCGCAACGCCTGGAAACGCTGGAGATACCGCTTCTGGCGGTCCTCGGCTGCCAGAAAAAGGCCTATGGCTGGCGTTTCGGACTATGA
- a CDS encoding PAS domain S-box protein, whose amino-acid sequence MGTHFIIRRISLLTDASRRLAEGERHIRVADLVRGGELGALGQTFDHMAEQLELRESALRDSEGHLRVLFESSQAGILLLDATGTIMVANRRLAEMLGRTPEELTGTPYSDHVPPDQRHLCRENLRRIIDREVDAFSTERCYLRGDGEVFWGYFTGRRHEDGNGRLIGLVGHISDIGDIKRAEEERRRIEQQMLHAQKLEGLGVLAGGIAHDFNNILMAITGNTDLALMRIDKGSPCVANLRRIEEAAARATELAGQMLAYSGRGKFLIERIDLNRILREMVQMLEVSISKKAALRLDLTPEPAAVEADATQVRQIVMNLVINASEAMGDRDGTIAVATGCMECDAAYLDNPWLNENRGPGAYAWLEVADTGCGMDRETMARIFDPFFTTKFTGRGLGMAAVLGIIRGHRGAIRVSSEPGRGTTFRVLLPAAGQPGERPVPEAPALGWRGSGTVILADDEESVRGIGTEMLKALGYVPITAVDGRQALELCRTTPDIAFVILDLTMPNMDGEQCFREIRRLVPGMRVIVSSGYNEQEVAPRFAGKGLDGFIQKPYTLAALRKVVSSLGAA is encoded by the coding sequence GTGGGGACGCACTTCATCATCCGGCGGATCTCGCTCTTGACGGACGCCTCGCGGCGCCTGGCCGAGGGGGAGCGGCACATCCGGGTGGCGGACCTGGTGCGGGGAGGCGAACTGGGGGCCCTGGGGCAGACCTTCGACCACATGGCCGAGCAGCTCGAACTGCGGGAGAGCGCCCTGCGGGACAGTGAAGGGCACCTGCGGGTGCTCTTCGAGTCGTCCCAGGCCGGCATCCTGCTCCTGGACGCCACCGGCACGATCATGGTGGCCAACCGGCGCCTGGCCGAGATGCTGGGGCGCACCCCGGAGGAGTTGACCGGCACCCCCTATTCGGACCACGTCCCGCCGGACCAGCGGCATCTCTGCCGGGAAAACCTGCGCCGGATCATCGACCGGGAGGTGGACGCCTTCAGCACCGAGCGGTGCTACCTGCGGGGGGACGGGGAGGTCTTCTGGGGCTATTTCACCGGCCGCCGCCACGAGGACGGGAACGGAAGGCTCATCGGTCTGGTGGGGCACATCAGCGACATCGGCGACATCAAGCGCGCCGAGGAGGAGCGGCGCAGGATCGAGCAGCAGATGCTGCACGCCCAGAAGCTGGAGGGGTTGGGGGTCCTGGCCGGGGGCATCGCCCACGACTTCAACAACATCCTCATGGCCATCACCGGCAATACTGACCTGGCGCTGATGCGCATCGACAAGGGCTCCCCCTGCGTGGCGAACCTGCGCAGGATCGAGGAGGCCGCCGCCCGGGCCACGGAGCTGGCCGGGCAGATGCTGGCCTACTCGGGGCGGGGCAAGTTCCTCATCGAGCGCATCGACCTGAACCGCATCCTCCGGGAGATGGTCCAGATGCTGGAGGTCTCCATCTCCAAGAAGGCCGCGCTGCGGCTCGACCTGACCCCGGAGCCGGCGGCGGTGGAGGCGGACGCCACCCAGGTGCGCCAGATCGTCATGAACCTGGTGATCAACGCCTCGGAGGCCATGGGCGACCGGGACGGGACGATCGCCGTCGCCACCGGCTGCATGGAGTGCGACGCGGCGTATCTGGACAATCCCTGGCTGAACGAGAACAGGGGACCGGGGGCCTACGCCTGGCTCGAAGTGGCCGACACCGGCTGCGGCATGGACCGGGAGACCATGGCCAGGATCTTCGACCCCTTCTTCACCACCAAGTTCACCGGCCGGGGGCTGGGCATGGCCGCGGTGCTCGGCATCATCCGCGGCCACCGGGGGGCCATCAGGGTCTCCAGCGAGCCGGGACGGGGCACGACCTTCAGGGTGCTCCTGCCCGCCGCCGGCCAGCCGGGGGAACGTCCCGTCCCGGAGGCCCCAGCCTTGGGCTGGCGCGGTAGCGGCACGGTCATCCTGGCGGACGACGAGGAGAGTGTGCGGGGCATCGGTACGGAGATGCTGAAAGCGCTGGGATACGTCCCCATCACCGCCGTGGACGGCCGCCAGGCGCTGGAGCTGTGCCGCACCACCCCGGACATCGCCTTCGTCATCCTGGACCTGACTATGCCGAACATGGACGGGGAACAGTGCTTCCGGGAGATCAGGCGCCTTGTCCCCGGCATGCGGGTGATCGTCTCCAGCGGCTATAACGAGCAGGAGGTGGCTCCCCGGTTCGCCGGCAAGGGGCTGGACGGCTTCATCCAGAAGCCCTACACCCTGGCCGCCCTCCGAAAGGTCGTATCCAGCCTGGGGGCGGCCTGA
- a CDS encoding hybrid sensor histidine kinase/response regulator, translated as MPEVTPPTSGMIAPRGASFRRFAAGVLLLNLFVAGLAGFSLYHSHRQYEVRAAIQTQNLAQSLSLTIAGIVDKTGIALLSVQRERERQLGKGTASGPYLDDYILAQRLLIPELDGLRVTDARGAFIHGDKILSGPDTRVKDRSYFIKAQSDPRAGLIISEPLFGRSSHKWVVNIARRIDNPDGSFAGVVVGAISLDYLMRLFATFDVGRHGVLNLRDGALHVVIRYPEPRSIGSTAVSKELRALVRSGQTVGTYRTRGSVDPVERTISFRKVTDYPLYVAAGLAAADYLAPWRREARVMAFLVAVFVAGSCLAARLIQRNRAREAAARGELLRHRELLEATVHERTAQLEAGNALLAQEIVLRKQVEAELKKAAIIMDRMADAVAWVAPDGRFLYVNDAACRMYGLSRDEMLSLTVPEISLTLNNPEAWQHLMDYLRREGYRHFEAEAATRDGRRFPVEITANYLNIDGREYNCTILRDISERREAEAEKQALTLQLSHSQKIESIGRLAGGIAHDFNNLLTPILGYAELLKNRFPADSRDAARVERIAQAAGKAKILTQQLLSFGRKQILEMKTIDLNNVVASFYEILRRTIRENIAIRLHLAETASGIRADRNQLEQIIMNLAVNAQDAIADRGVITIETAPVILDDEYVRQHEGLAPGPYLLLAFSDSGAGMDRDTLAHVFEPFFTTKDVGKGSGLGLATVYGLVRQHGGHVAVFSEEGEGTTFKIYFPAVAGELSREAAVAEEFAEVDVAGCTILLVEDNDMVRNLVSDLLESRGCRLIVAEGPRQALELSAGRELDLLLTDVVMPDMNGPELSAKLRPGHPGLRTLYMSGYTDNAIVHHGVLDEGVNFIPKPFTARDLMRKIDTILNGPVGEGPAA; from the coding sequence ATGCCCGAAGTCACCCCCCCGACATCCGGTATGATCGCGCCCCGCGGCGCTTCCTTCCGCCGGTTCGCGGCCGGTGTCCTGCTCCTCAACCTGTTCGTGGCCGGGCTGGCCGGATTTTCCCTCTATCATAGCCACCGGCAGTACGAAGTCCGCGCCGCCATTCAGACCCAGAACCTGGCCCAGTCCCTCAGTCTGACCATAGCCGGCATTGTGGACAAAACCGGCATCGCCCTGCTGTCGGTACAGCGGGAGCGGGAACGGCAGCTCGGAAAGGGCACCGCCTCCGGCCCGTACCTGGACGACTACATCCTGGCCCAGCGCCTGCTCATCCCCGAGTTGGACGGCCTGCGGGTCACGGACGCCCGGGGCGCGTTCATCCATGGGGACAAGATCCTGTCGGGCCCCGACACCCGGGTGAAGGACCGAAGCTACTTCATCAAGGCCCAAAGCGACCCCCGGGCCGGCCTGATCATCTCCGAGCCGCTGTTCGGGCGCTCCTCCCACAAGTGGGTGGTCAACATCGCCCGACGCATCGACAACCCGGACGGCAGTTTCGCCGGCGTGGTGGTCGGTGCCATCTCCCTGGACTACCTGATGCGGCTCTTTGCCACGTTCGACGTGGGCCGCCACGGGGTCCTCAACCTGCGGGACGGGGCGCTCCACGTCGTCATCCGCTACCCGGAGCCGCGCAGCATCGGCAGCACGGCGGTGTCCAAAGAGCTGCGGGCCCTGGTCCGGAGCGGACAGACCGTGGGGACGTACCGGACCAGGGGGAGCGTGGACCCGGTGGAACGCACCATCTCCTTCCGCAAGGTTACCGACTATCCCCTCTACGTCGCGGCCGGTCTCGCCGCCGCCGACTACCTGGCTCCCTGGCGCCGCGAGGCCAGGGTCATGGCGTTTCTGGTGGCTGTTTTCGTGGCGGGATCGTGCCTGGCTGCCCGGCTGATCCAGCGCAACCGCGCGCGCGAGGCGGCGGCCAGGGGTGAGCTGCTCCGGCATCGGGAACTGCTGGAAGCGACGGTGCACGAGCGGACCGCCCAACTGGAGGCGGGCAACGCCCTCCTGGCCCAGGAGATCGTCCTGCGGAAGCAGGTGGAGGCGGAGCTGAAGAAGGCGGCCATCATCATGGACCGCATGGCGGACGCCGTGGCGTGGGTCGCCCCGGATGGGCGGTTCCTGTACGTGAACGACGCCGCCTGCCGGATGTACGGTCTCAGCCGTGACGAGATGCTCTCTCTGACGGTGCCCGAAATCAGCCTGACGTTAAACAATCCCGAGGCGTGGCAGCATCTGATGGACTATCTGCGGCGGGAAGGGTATCGGCATTTCGAGGCCGAGGCCGCGACCCGGGACGGCCGCCGCTTTCCCGTGGAGATCACCGCCAACTACCTCAACATCGACGGCCGGGAGTACAACTGCACCATCCTGCGGGACATCTCGGAGCGCCGGGAGGCGGAGGCCGAGAAACAGGCGCTGACGCTCCAGTTGAGCCACTCCCAGAAGATCGAGTCCATCGGCCGTCTGGCCGGGGGGATCGCCCACGACTTCAACAACCTGCTGACGCCGATCCTGGGGTATGCCGAGTTGCTGAAGAACCGGTTTCCCGCCGACAGCCGGGATGCCGCCCGGGTGGAGCGGATCGCCCAGGCGGCCGGCAAGGCCAAGATCCTCACCCAGCAGCTTTTGAGCTTCGGGCGCAAGCAGATCCTGGAGATGAAGACCATCGACCTGAACAACGTGGTGGCCTCGTTCTACGAGATCCTGCGCCGCACCATCCGGGAGAACATCGCCATCCGGCTCCACCTGGCGGAGACCGCCTCCGGCATCCGCGCCGACCGCAACCAGTTGGAGCAGATCATCATGAACCTGGCGGTCAACGCCCAGGACGCCATCGCCGACCGGGGCGTCATTACCATCGAGACGGCCCCGGTAATCCTGGACGACGAATACGTCCGCCAGCACGAGGGGCTCGCGCCGGGACCGTACCTGCTGTTGGCCTTCAGCGACAGCGGCGCCGGCATGGACCGGGATACCCTTGCCCATGTCTTCGAACCGTTTTTCACCACCAAGGACGTGGGCAAGGGGTCGGGCCTGGGGCTGGCCACGGTCTACGGCCTGGTGAGGCAGCACGGGGGGCATGTGGCGGTGTTCAGCGAGGAGGGGGAGGGAACGACCTTCAAGATCTACTTCCCGGCGGTGGCGGGGGAACTGTCCCGGGAGGCGGCGGTGGCGGAGGAGTTCGCGGAGGTGGACGTGGCCGGCTGCACCATCCTTCTGGTTGAGGACAACGACATGGTGCGCAACCTGGTCAGCGATCTGCTGGAGAGCCGCGGCTGCCGGCTGATCGTGGCCGAGGGACCCCGCCAGGCCCTGGAGCTGAGCGCCGGGCGGGAACTGGACCTGCTGCTCACCGATGTGGTCATGCCCGACATGAACGGCCCGGAGCTGAGCGCAAAGCTGCGGCCGGGCCATCCGGGACTGCGGACCCTCTACATGTCGGGCTACACCGACAACGCCATCGTGCACCACGGCGTGCTGGACGAGGGGGTCAACTTCATCCCCAAGCCGTTCACCGCCCGGGATCTCATGAGAAAGATCGACACCATCCTGAACGGGCCGGTCGGAGAGGGGCCCGCCGCCTGA
- a CDS encoding response regulator: MPDSTILIVDDDEMIRDVSAAMLEELGFATLAAADGPEALRIFRDRGDGIALVLLDMSMPVMDGIAVFRELRRIRPDVRVILASGYGEQEVEASLGEMGVDGFVQKPFNLEELAAVVRRVAGRQP; the protein is encoded by the coding sequence ATGCCCGACAGCACCATCCTGATCGTTGACGACGATGAGATGATCCGCGACGTTTCGGCCGCCATGCTGGAGGAACTGGGGTTCGCGACCCTGGCCGCCGCCGACGGCCCGGAGGCCCTGCGCATCTTCCGGGACCGGGGGGACGGCATCGCCCTGGTGCTTCTGGACATGAGCATGCCGGTCATGGACGGCATCGCGGTCTTCAGGGAACTGCGCCGCATCCGGCCGGACGTTCGGGTCATCCTCGCCAGCGGCTACGGCGAACAGGAGGTGGAGGCGTCCCTCGGGGAGATGGGGGTGGACGGTTTCGTCCAGAAGCCGTTCAACCTGGAGGAGTTGGCCGCCGTCGTACGGCGGGTTGCCGGGCGGCAACCATAA
- a CDS encoding hybrid sensor histidine kinase/response regulator gives MPEAAPPISSPVVAARASLPWLAASVLLINLFVAGLAAYSLQLSRRQYESRVAIQTQNLAQSLNLTIAGLIDKAALTAFAAKKEAERQLAGGGLDAPAMRAYLRTQQERVPELEDLRIANARGEIVYGRLLSPGVTPSIGDRNSFIAARMNPWIGLMVTKPYLSRVTGKWAFSIAWRIDDPKGGFAGIVYGVVSLEYLTRLFASLDLGTHGLIALRDADLALVVRYPELPGVKSSTGSTVVSREFRGLVRNGQASGTYRTAGSLDPVARTFSFRKIANYPLYVTAGLAVDDYLTPWRGEAAITWAMVAFFALGSLATARLLYRNRRLEEQAEAELLRHRGRLEEMVRERTSLLEARNVRLAEEIDRRRQVEADWQKSAIVMDRMSDAVTWIGPDGRFLYVNDAACRMSGCERQDLLARQVWDVSSHYTLETWQLHWERLRREGFISFETVTQTRDGRRFPIEISANYLNIDGQEYDCAIVRDISERREAEDERQALMIQLSQSQKIESIGRLAGGLSHDFNNLLTPILGYAELLKNRLPADSRDGERVDRIMEAADKARVLTQQLLSFSRKQFLEMRPVDLNNVIGSFYEILRRTIRENIAIRLRLSEIVYAIRADRNQLEQIIMNLAINAQDAIADRGAITIETAPVTLDDEYVRQHAGLAPGRYLMLGVSDTGAGMDRETLSHIFEPFFTTKDVGKGSGLGLATVYGLVRQHGGHIVVFSEEGEGTTFKIFFPLEDDAVPVETASVAELAEVNVAGSTILLVEDNDMVRNLVRDLLDSCNCRLIVAEGPLQALALSAGREVDLLLTDVVMPDMNGPELHDKLRSSHPGLKAIYMSGYTDNAFAAAGASDAGADFIQKPFTTRELLGRIDAILNGADGAGEGR, from the coding sequence ATGCCCGAAGCCGCCCCCCCCATATCCAGTCCGGTTGTCGCCGCCCGAGCCTCCCTACCCTGGCTCGCGGCGAGCGTCCTGCTCATCAACCTGTTCGTGGCCGGACTGGCCGCCTATTCCCTCCAATTAAGCCGCCGGCAGTATGAAAGCCGCGTCGCCATCCAGACCCAGAACCTGGCCCAATCCCTCAACCTGACCATTGCCGGCCTGATCGACAAGGCCGCCCTGACCGCCTTTGCGGCGAAAAAGGAGGCCGAGCGGCAACTCGCGGGCGGCGGCCTGGACGCCCCGGCCATGCGCGCCTATCTCCGCACCCAGCAGGAACGGGTGCCCGAGCTGGAGGACCTGAGGATCGCCAACGCCCGGGGGGAGATCGTCTACGGCCGCCTGCTCTCCCCCGGCGTGACCCCCTCCATCGGCGACCGGAACAGTTTCATCGCCGCCCGCATGAACCCCTGGATCGGCCTGATGGTCACCAAGCCTTACCTGAGCCGCGTCACCGGCAAATGGGCGTTCAGCATCGCCTGGCGCATCGATGACCCGAAAGGGGGCTTCGCGGGCATCGTCTACGGCGTTGTCTCCCTTGAATACCTCACCCGGCTGTTCGCCTCCCTCGACCTGGGAACACACGGCCTCATCGCCCTGCGGGACGCCGACCTGGCCCTCGTGGTGCGTTATCCCGAGCTGCCCGGGGTGAAGAGCAGCACCGGCAGCACCGTGGTGTCGCGGGAGTTTCGGGGGCTGGTGCGGAACGGCCAGGCCTCCGGCACCTACCGGACCGCGGGAAGCCTGGACCCGGTGGCGCGCACCTTTTCCTTCCGCAAGATCGCCAACTATCCCCTCTACGTCACCGCCGGCCTGGCCGTGGACGACTACCTGACGCCCTGGCGCGGGGAAGCGGCCATCACCTGGGCCATGGTGGCCTTCTTCGCGCTCGGTTCCCTGGCGACGGCCCGGCTGCTCTACCGCAACCGCCGGCTCGAGGAGCAGGCCGAGGCGGAGCTGCTCCGGCACCGGGGGCGGCTGGAGGAGATGGTCCGGGAGCGCACCTCCCTGCTGGAAGCGAGAAACGTCCGGCTGGCGGAGGAGATCGACCGGCGCAGGCAGGTGGAGGCGGATTGGCAGAAGTCGGCCATCGTCATGGACCGGATGTCGGACGCCGTCACCTGGATCGGCCCGGACGGCAGGTTCCTGTACGTCAACGACGCCGCCTGCCGCATGAGCGGCTGCGAGCGCCAGGACCTGCTGGCCCGGCAGGTGTGGGACGTCTCCAGCCATTACACCCTCGAGACCTGGCAACTCCATTGGGAACGGCTGCGCCGGGAGGGGTTCATCAGTTTCGAGACCGTGACCCAGACCCGGGACGGCCGCCGTTTTCCCATCGAGATCTCGGCCAATTACCTCAATATCGACGGCCAGGAATACGACTGCGCCATCGTGCGGGACATCTCGGAGCGCCGCGAGGCGGAGGACGAGCGGCAGGCGCTCATGATCCAGTTGAGCCAGTCCCAGAAGATCGAGTCCATCGGCCGCCTGGCCGGGGGGCTCTCCCACGACTTCAACAACCTGCTGACGCCGATCCTGGGGTATGCCGAACTGCTGAAGAACCGCCTGCCGGCCGACAGCCGGGACGGGGAGCGGGTGGACCGGATCATGGAAGCGGCCGACAAGGCCCGGGTCCTCACCCAGCAGCTTTTGAGCTTCAGCCGCAAGCAGTTCCTGGAGATGCGCCCGGTGGACCTGAACAACGTCATCGGCTCGTTCTACGAGATCCTGCGCCGCACCATCCGGGAAAACATCGCCATCCGCCTGCGCCTGTCGGAGATTGTCTACGCCATCCGCGCCGACCGGAACCAGTTGGAGCAGATCATCATGAACCTGGCGATCAACGCCCAGGACGCCATCGCCGACCGGGGCGCCATCACCATCGAAACGGCGCCGGTGACCCTGGACGACGAATACGTCCGCCAGCACGCGGGGCTTGCGCCGGGCAGGTACCTGATGCTGGGGGTCAGCGACACCGGGGCCGGCATGGACCGGGAAACCCTCAGCCATATCTTCGAGCCGTTCTTCACCACCAAGGACGTGGGCAAGGGGTCGGGCCTGGGGCTGGCCACGGTCTACGGCCTGGTCCGGCAGCACGGGGGGCATATCGTGGTGTTCAGCGAGGAGGGGGAGGGGACGACCTTCAAGATCTTCTTCCCCCTGGAGGACGACGCGGTGCCGGTGGAAACGGCCAGCGTCGCGGAACTGGCGGAGGTCAACGTGGCCGGCAGCACCATCCTCCTGGTGGAGGACAACGACATGGTGCGCAATCTGGTCCGGGATCTGCTGGACAGTTGCAACTGCCGGCTGATCGTGGCCGAGGGGCCGCTCCAGGCCCTGGCCCTGAGCGCTGGCCGGGAGGTGGACCTGCTGCTCACCGATGTGGTCATGCCCGACATGAACGGCCCGGAGCTGCACGACAAACTGCGGTCGAGCCATCCGGGCCTCAAGGCCATCTACATGTCCGGGTACACCGACAACGCCTTCGCCGCTGCCGGCGCCTCGGACGCGGGGGCCGACTTCATCCAGAAGCCCTTCACCACCCGGGAGCTACTGGGGAGGATCGACGCGATCCTGAACGGGGCTGACGGAGCGGGAGAGGGACGGTAA